A stretch of Hydrogenothermus marinus DNA encodes these proteins:
- a CDS encoding outer membrane beta-barrel protein: protein MKKLVGFLTVAGLLTSVNAAEVNLKLPVKVSGGISAGYSYADSTAEGFELNNFLLEFSKDAETGDIGFTAAIGYLSSNKPSTTGDQFGFQYGYLTIKPIENITLDAGVLTTNVGYEVANTYANPNITLGKVWSAQPVYYGGARLTYSFTEDLNVFAEVNDDGNSGAWSVGSIGKLNNIEYVASYYDKNNPSEPDIVDIILSTSLMENLDVAVNGDYQIGKNNNGYGVAFYIIPKAGNISLPIRLESFDDNGSGAYNNNKGYDIAITPTYKFKSGYLRAEAFYYNYDKKEGISGSDAAGGYVDDSNVVFRVEAGYTF from the coding sequence ATGAAAAAATTAGTAGGATTTTTAACAGTAGCAGGACTCTTAACTTCAGTAAATGCTGCTGAGGTTAATTTAAAACTTCCAGTTAAAGTAAGTGGCGGAATTTCTGCAGGATACTCTTATGCAGATTCTACAGCAGAAGGATTTGAACTAAATAACTTTTTACTTGAATTTTCAAAAGATGCTGAAACAGGAGATATAGGTTTTACTGCAGCAATCGGATATTTATCATCAAATAAGCCATCTACTACAGGAGATCAATTTGGATTCCAATATGGATATTTAACAATAAAACCTATAGAAAATATAACCCTTGATGCTGGAGTTCTTACAACGAATGTTGGTTATGAAGTTGCAAACACATATGCAAATCCAAATATTACACTAGGTAAAGTATGGAGTGCACAACCTGTTTATTATGGTGGTGCAAGATTAACATATTCTTTCACTGAAGATTTAAATGTTTTTGCGGAAGTTAATGATGATGGAAATAGCGGTGCTTGGTCAGTTGGTTCTATAGGAAAATTAAATAATATAGAATATGTAGCTTCTTATTATGATAAGAATAATCCATCTGAACCTGATATTGTAGATATTATTTTATCTACATCTTTAATGGAAAACTTAGATGTAGCAGTAAATGGAGATTATCAAATAGGAAAAAATAATAATGGTTATGGAGTAGCTTTTTATATAATTCCAAAAGCTGGAAATATATCTTTACCAATCAGATTAGAATCTTTTGATGATAATGGTTCAGGCGCTTATAATAACAATAAAGGATATGATATTGCTATTACTCCAACTTACAAATTTAAATCTGGTTATTTAAGAGCTGAAGCTTTTTATTATAACTATGATAAGAAAGAAGGAATATCTGGCTCTGATGCAGCTGGGGGATATGTTGATGATTCAAATGTAGTATTTAGAGTAGAAGCAGGATATACATTTTAA
- a CDS encoding secondary thiamine-phosphate synthase enzyme YjbQ — MIKILEVITQKRTHFVDITDQVQEVLDEIRIKDGICYLYVPHTTAGIFINENADPDVKWDVEQTLEKLVPWNDDYKHIEGNAAAHIKSILVGTNTFVPIENGKLLLGTWQGIFFAEFDGPRTRKVYIKIIKD; from the coding sequence ATGATTAAAATTTTAGAAGTAATAACTCAAAAAAGAACTCATTTTGTAGATATTACAGATCAAGTTCAAGAAGTTTTAGATGAGATAAGAATAAAAGATGGAATATGTTATCTATATGTTCCTCATACTACTGCAGGGATATTTATAAATGAAAATGCAGATCCAGATGTAAAATGGGATGTAGAGCAAACCCTTGAAAAACTTGTACCTTGGAATGATGACTATAAACATATAGAAGGAAATGCTGCAGCCCATATAAAATCTATTCTTGTAGGAACAAATACTTTTGTGCCAATAGAAAATGGAAAATTATTACTTGGAACTTGGCAAGGGATATTTTTTGCTGAATTTGATGGTCCAAGAACAAGAAAGGTTTATATAAAAATAATAAAAGATTAA
- the glgP gene encoding alpha-glucan family phosphorylase, translating to MNKDPSANIIIPSLPEEIKGLSEIALNLWWTWNPRGENLFRILNPYLWKESENNPIAVLKNLPKEYLESLTKDENFMKEYKYVYALFKDYMNDTNIYAKEKPLPIAYFCAEFGLHHTIPIYSGGLGILAGDILKESSDMNIPIVGIGFMYPHGYVKQVIGSDGWQHGTKEELQKDLAPIERVLDKNGNHFIIQVPFIDPPVYAAIWKVNVGKVSLYLLDTDIEQNDPWDREISYRLYTPDLQQRLRQQIVLGIGGYKVLKELGIEYSILHLNEGHPAFAIFERIRNFVEDENLTLDEAIEKVKRSSIFTTHTPLQAATDVYSFDMMSKYFQDYWQHLGMTKEQFLSFGINPDDPSGFNMTVFALRMCNYRNAVSKKHCETTKKIWKHVFEKENEKDVPVDYVTNGVHIPTWLDEELYDIYEEILGDRWLILQDNPDIWEKILDIDDKKLWEIKYKNKVRMINFIREKARKKWANEEADPSVIIAEGVMLDPDILTIGFARRMTSYKRPDLILYDLERLEKIINNESKPVQIIFAGKAHPADIPGKKIIQKIFKIAQDPKFKGRIVFIEDYGKLVARYLVKGVDLWLNTPKPPLEACGTSGMKASMNGVLHLSSNDGWWVEGYNGKNGWVFGQEPADDSKDAEELYNLLENEVIPLYYDRNSDGIPYKWIRKMKEAMISVSPRFSARRMMKDYLEKFYIPITKEITKKD from the coding sequence ATGAATAAAGATCCTTCTGCAAATATTATAATACCATCTTTACCTGAAGAAATAAAAGGTTTAAGTGAAATTGCTCTAAATTTATGGTGGACATGGAATCCAAGAGGAGAAAATCTTTTTAGAATTTTAAATCCATATTTATGGAAAGAAAGTGAAAATAATCCTATTGCAGTATTAAAAAATTTACCTAAGGAATACTTAGAAAGTCTTACTAAAGATGAAAACTTTATGAAAGAGTATAAATATGTTTATGCTCTTTTTAAAGATTATATGAATGATACTAATATATATGCTAAAGAAAAACCTCTTCCAATTGCTTATTTTTGTGCAGAATTTGGATTACATCATACAATTCCTATATATTCAGGGGGACTTGGGATATTAGCAGGAGATATCTTAAAAGAATCTAGTGATATGAATATACCAATAGTTGGAATAGGATTTATGTATCCTCATGGATATGTAAAACAGGTAATAGGTTCAGATGGCTGGCAACATGGAACAAAAGAAGAGCTACAAAAAGATTTAGCTCCAATAGAAAGGGTTTTAGATAAAAATGGAAATCATTTTATAATTCAAGTGCCTTTTATTGATCCTCCTGTTTATGCGGCAATATGGAAAGTAAATGTAGGGAAGGTTTCTTTATATTTACTTGATACAGATATAGAACAAAATGATCCTTGGGATAGAGAAATTTCTTATAGACTTTATACACCTGATTTACAACAAAGATTAAGACAACAGATAGTTTTAGGAATTGGTGGTTATAAAGTTTTGAAAGAGCTTGGTATTGAGTATTCAATATTACACTTAAATGAAGGACATCCAGCTTTTGCTATATTTGAAAGAATTAGAAATTTTGTAGAAGATGAAAATTTAACATTAGATGAAGCTATAGAAAAGGTTAAAAGAAGTTCTATTTTTACAACTCATACACCTCTACAAGCAGCAACAGATGTATATAGTTTTGATATGATGAGCAAATATTTTCAAGATTATTGGCAACATTTAGGAATGACAAAAGAACAGTTTTTAAGTTTTGGAATAAATCCAGATGATCCTTCTGGTTTTAATATGACTGTTTTTGCCCTTAGAATGTGTAATTATAGAAATGCAGTAAGTAAAAAACATTGTGAAACTACAAAGAAAATATGGAAACATGTATTTGAAAAAGAAAATGAAAAAGATGTACCAGTTGATTATGTAACAAATGGAGTACATATACCTACTTGGCTTGATGAAGAGCTTTACGATATTTATGAAGAAATATTAGGAGATAGATGGCTAATACTTCAAGATAATCCTGATATATGGGAAAAGATTTTAGATATAGATGATAAAAAACTTTGGGAAATTAAATACAAAAACAAAGTAAGGATGATTAATTTTATAAGAGAGAAAGCAAGAAAGAAATGGGCAAATGAAGAAGCAGATCCATCTGTTATTATTGCTGAAGGGGTTATGCTTGATCCTGATATTTTAACAATTGGCTTTGCCAGAAGAATGACTTCATATAAAAGGCCAGATTTAATACTTTATGATTTAGAAAGATTAGAAAAGATAATAAACAATGAATCAAAGCCTGTTCAGATTATATTTGCAGGTAAAGCACATCCAGCAGATATTCCAGGTAAAAAGATCATCCAAAAAATATTTAAAATAGCTCAAGATCCTAAATTTAAAGGAAGAATAGTATTTATTGAAGATTATGGAAAATTAGTAGCAAGATATTTAGTAAAAGGTGTTGATTTATGGCTTAATACTCCAAAACCTCCTCTTGAAGCTTGTGGAACAAGTGGAATGAAAGCATCTATGAATGGAGTTTTACATTTATCATCTAATGATGGCTGGTGGGTAGAAGGATATAATGGTAAAAATGGTTGGGTTTTTGGACAAGAGCCTGCAGATGATTCAAAAGATGCAGAAGAACTTTACAACCTATTGGAAAATGAAGTTATACCTCTTTATTATGATAGAAATAGTGACGGTATTCCTTACAAATGGATAAGAAAAATGAAAGAAGCAATGATTTCAGTATCTCCAAGATTTAGTGCAAGAAGAATGATGAAAGATTATTTAGAAAAATTTTATATTCCAATTACAAAAGAAATAACTAAAAAAGATTAA
- a CDS encoding isoamylase early set domain-containing protein, translating into MVKIAKKGNKAWVTFTTPVLECEKVEIKGSWNDWQPEEMKKKKNGEFYIRKYLPANQTYEFGYLIDGNKWIWDDTVETVYSPFGSKNSVLKI; encoded by the coding sequence TTGGTAAAGATAGCTAAAAAAGGAAATAAAGCTTGGGTTACTTTTACTACTCCTGTTTTAGAATGCGAAAAAGTAGAGATAAAAGGAAGTTGGAATGACTGGCAACCGGAAGAAATGAAAAAAAAGAAAAATGGAGAATTTTATATTAGAAAATATTTACCAGCTAACCAAACATATGAGTTTGGTTATCTTATTGATGGTAATAAATGGATTTGGGACGATACAGTGGAAACTGTTTATAGTCCTTTTGGTAGTAAAAATTCTGTTTTAAAAATATAA